Genomic DNA from Borrelia hispanica CRI:
ATTTTGAACCTCATGTAGAGGCCGGTGGTGGTGATGATTTATATGGGATATGTGTTGATATTGATGATTATACTGGTGTTGCAACAGTAGCACCAATAACAAATAGATTTGAAGGATATCTTGTTGCAAAAGATAATTCTATAAAATGCAAAGATAAACTTAAGTTTAACTCAGATGGTCAACTTGAAAAAGCAAATGGTTCATCTAATACTAATGCTGTAGCTATTACAGATTCAATAAAAATCACAGATAACCTTCACATGGTAGGTGTAAAAAGCTATGGAAATAAAGCTTTAAATTAAAGGAGATTAAAGATGTCAGATTTATTTGATGAAAATTAT
This window encodes:
- a CDS encoding DUF228 domain-containing protein — translated: MSNNITQLIKDYEDKRDKLKALMKNPSDELSVFSNNTDFRDKYQHFSNSGGSVTSSCDKFESHPSKGYPYKRGVKLVANQFTQGQPHFEPHVEAGGGDDLYGICVDIDDYTGVATVAPITNRFEGYLVAKDNSIKCKDKLKFNSDGQLEKANGSSNTNAVAITDSIKITDNLHMVGVKSYGNKALN